The genomic DNA GCCGTGAAGCGGGCGCCCTGGAGGCCGCGGTGGAGGCGCTCCGGCTCCTCCCAGGCCATCAGGATCTGGGCCGAGGAGCCGGCCTTCATGGTGAGCGTGGAGCCGACCGGGACCGTGTCCCTGAGGCCCGACAGACGCTCGGCCGCGGCCACGCAGATACGCATGTCGCCCTGGCGGCGGTAGAGCTGGGCGCTCTCGCCCGTGACGTCGCGCAGGTGGGTGAGGACCGGGCCCGCCGTGGCGAGCAGGCGGTCCTCGCCGGCCGCCGCGGCCAGTTCGGACAGGCGCGGGCCGAGAATGAAACGGCCCTGCATGTCGCGCGCCACCATACGGTGGTGTTCCAGCGCCACGGCCAGGCGGTGGGCCGTGGGTCGTGCCAGTCCGGTCGCGCCGACCAACCCCGCGAGGGTGGCCGGGCCGGACTCCAGAGCGCTCAGGACGAGGGCCGCCTTGTCCAGAACGCCGACGCCGCTACTGTTGTCCATGCAACGATACTCCCGTCTCACTCTGTGAAACGCAAGTTCAATTTTCCGTGGAACCCGCCACTCTGGATGGCACGAAGTCACAACGGCCCGTGACGAGAGGGCCTGGTGGCGGTTGCCCGGAAACACAGGGGTGCGGGCACCGCTTCCCCAAGATCACTAGTTGGGTCGGCGCTTCGTCGCCGACCGAAGGGAAAGCGATGGGTAGGACACTCGCGGAGAAGGTCTGGGACGACCACGTCGTCCGGCGC from Streptomyces sp. CB09001 includes the following:
- the ndgR gene encoding IclR family transcriptional regulator NdgR, with product MDNSSGVGVLDKAALVLSALESGPATLAGLVGATGLARPTAHRLAVALEHHRMVARDMQGRFILGPRLSELAAAAGEDRLLATAGPVLTHLRDVTGESAQLYRRQGDMRICVAAAERLSGLRDTVPVGSTLTMKAGSSAQILMAWEEPERLHRGLQGARFTATALSGVRRRGWAQSIGEREPGVASVSAPVRGPSNRVVAAVSVSGPIERLTRHPGRMHAQAIIDAAGRLSEALRRNG